The following coding sequences lie in one Cronobacter universalis NCTC 9529 genomic window:
- the cpsG gene encoding colanic acid biosynthesis phosphomannomutase CpsG yields the protein MEKLTCFKAYDIRGRLGEELNEDIAWRIGRAYGEFLKPKTIVLGGDVRLTSEALKLALAKGLQDAGVDVLDIGLSGTEEIYFATFHLGVDGGIEVTASHNPMDYNGMKLVREGARPISGDTGLRDVQRLAEANDFPPVNEAARGSYKKIDLRDAYIDHLLGYIDVKNLTPLKLVINSGNGAAGPVVDAIEARFKALNVPVQFIKVHNTPDGNFPNGIPNPLLPECRDDTRNAVIEHGADMGIAFDGDFDRCFLFDETGQFIEGYYIVGLLAEAFLEKHPGAKIIHDPRLSWNTVDVVQGAGGTPVMSKTGHAFIKERMRQEDAIYGGEMSAHHYFRDFAYCDSGMIPWLLVAELLCLKGQSLGELVRDRMAAFPASGEINSKLAQPAVAIKRVEDHFAPQAKGIDRTDGISMDFGEWRFNLRSSNTEPVVRLNVESRADTELMQAKTQEILALLNQ from the coding sequence ATGGAAAAGTTAACCTGTTTCAAAGCCTACGACATTCGTGGGCGTCTGGGCGAAGAGTTAAATGAAGATATCGCGTGGCGTATCGGCCGCGCCTATGGCGAGTTCCTGAAACCGAAAACCATTGTGCTCGGCGGCGATGTGCGTCTGACCAGCGAAGCGCTGAAGCTGGCGCTGGCGAAAGGGTTGCAGGACGCGGGCGTCGACGTGCTGGATATCGGCCTGTCCGGCACCGAAGAAATTTACTTCGCGACGTTCCATCTGGGCGTGGACGGCGGCATTGAAGTGACCGCGAGCCACAACCCGATGGACTACAACGGCATGAAGCTGGTTCGCGAAGGCGCGCGCCCGATTAGCGGCGATACCGGCCTGCGCGACGTGCAGCGTCTTGCCGAAGCGAACGACTTCCCGCCGGTGAATGAAGCCGCCCGCGGCAGCTACAAAAAAATCGACCTGCGCGACGCCTATATCGATCACCTGCTCGGTTACATCGACGTGAAAAACCTCACGCCGCTGAAGCTTGTGATTAACTCCGGCAACGGCGCAGCCGGCCCGGTGGTGGACGCCATCGAAGCGCGCTTTAAGGCGCTGAACGTGCCGGTGCAGTTCATTAAGGTTCACAACACCCCGGACGGCAACTTCCCGAACGGTATTCCTAACCCGCTGCTGCCGGAGTGCCGCGACGACACCCGCAACGCGGTTATCGAACATGGCGCGGATATGGGCATCGCCTTTGACGGCGATTTCGACCGCTGCTTCCTGTTCGACGAAACCGGGCAGTTTATCGAGGGCTACTACATTGTCGGTCTGCTGGCCGAAGCGTTCCTCGAAAAACACCCCGGCGCGAAGATCATTCACGATCCGCGTCTGTCCTGGAACACCGTTGACGTGGTGCAGGGCGCGGGCGGCACGCCGGTCATGTCGAAAACCGGTCATGCGTTTATCAAAGAGCGTATGCGCCAGGAAGACGCCATCTACGGCGGCGAAATGAGCGCGCATCACTACTTCCGCGATTTCGCCTACTGCGACAGCGGCATGATCCCGTGGCTGCTGGTGGCCGAGCTGCTGTGCCTGAAAGGCCAGTCCCTGGGCGAGCTGGTGCGCGACCGTATGGCGGCGTTCCCGGCGAGCGGCGAAATCAACAGCAAACTGGCGCAGCCGGCTGTCGCCATTAAACGTGTGGAAGATCACTTCGCGCCGCAGGCGAAAGGGATCGACCGCACCGACGGTATCAGCATGGATTTCGGCGAGTGGCGCTTTAACCTGCGCTCGTCCAACACCGAGCCGGTCGTGCGCCTGAATGTGGAATCGCGCGCGGATACGGAACTGATGCAGGCGAAAACCCAGGAAATCCTTGCGTTGCTGAATCAGTAA
- the cpsB gene encoding mannose-1-phosphate guanyltransferase, with translation MSQSKLFPVIMAGGSGSRLWPLSRVLYPKQFLCLKGDLTMLQTTVCRLNGVQCESPVVICNEQHRFIVAEQLRQLNKLTENIILEPAGRNTAPAIALAALAAKRNSPETDPLMLVLAADHVIQDEDAFRNAVRAAMPFAESGKLVTFGIVPNLPETGYGYIRRGEVSNPDVAVDAVAFSVAQFVEKPNQETAQSYVNSGEYYWNSGMFLFRAGRYLEELAKYRPDILDACEKAMSTVDPDLDFIRVDEEAFLACPEESIDYAVMEKTADAVVVPMDAGWSDVGSWSSLWEISNHSPEGNVHHGDVISHNTENSYVYAESGLVTTVGVKDLVVVQTKDAVLIADRNHVQDVKKVVEKIKADGRHEHHIHREVYRPWGKYDSIDQGERYQVKRITVKPGEGLSLQMHHHRAEHWIVVAGTAKVTINDEVKLVGENESVYIPLGATHCLENPGKIPLDLIEVRSGTYLEEDDVIRFADRYGRV, from the coding sequence ATGAGTCAGTCAAAACTCTTTCCGGTAATTATGGCAGGCGGCTCCGGCAGCCGTCTGTGGCCGCTTTCCCGCGTGCTTTACCCAAAACAGTTCCTCTGCCTGAAAGGGGATCTGACAATGCTTCAGACCACCGTCTGCCGCTTAAACGGCGTGCAGTGCGAAAGCCCGGTGGTTATCTGTAACGAACAGCATCGCTTTATCGTCGCCGAGCAGCTGCGCCAGCTCAACAAGCTGACCGAAAACATCATCCTGGAGCCTGCCGGTCGCAACACCGCGCCGGCTATCGCGCTGGCGGCGCTGGCGGCGAAACGCAACAGCCCGGAGACCGATCCGCTAATGCTGGTGCTGGCGGCTGACCATGTGATTCAGGACGAAGACGCGTTTCGCAATGCCGTGCGCGCCGCGATGCCGTTCGCCGAGAGCGGCAAGCTGGTCACCTTCGGCATCGTACCGAACCTGCCGGAAACCGGCTACGGCTACATCCGCCGCGGCGAAGTCTCCAACCCGGACGTGGCGGTGGACGCCGTCGCCTTCAGCGTCGCCCAGTTCGTCGAAAAACCGAATCAGGAGACCGCGCAGTCCTACGTCAACAGCGGCGAATATTACTGGAACAGCGGCATGTTCCTGTTCCGCGCTGGTCGTTACCTGGAAGAGCTCGCGAAATACCGCCCGGATATCCTGGACGCCTGCGAAAAAGCCATGAGCACCGTTGACCCGGATCTCGATTTTATCCGCGTCGATGAAGAAGCGTTCCTGGCCTGCCCGGAAGAGTCCATCGACTACGCGGTGATGGAAAAAACCGCCGACGCGGTGGTGGTGCCGATGGACGCGGGCTGGAGCGATGTCGGCTCGTGGTCGTCGCTCTGGGAAATCTCTAACCATTCGCCGGAAGGCAACGTGCATCACGGCGACGTGATTTCGCACAACACCGAAAACAGCTACGTCTATGCCGAGTCTGGTCTTGTGACCACCGTTGGCGTGAAAGATCTCGTGGTGGTGCAGACCAAAGACGCCGTGCTGATCGCCGACCGTAACCACGTCCAGGACGTGAAAAAAGTGGTCGAGAAAATCAAAGCCGACGGCCGTCACGAACACCACATTCACCGCGAAGTGTACCGTCCGTGGGGCAAATATGACTCCATCGATCAGGGCGAACGCTACCAGGTGAAACGCATCACCGTGAAGCCGGGCGAAGGGCTGTCGTTGCAGATGCATCACCACCGCGCCGAGCACTGGATTGTGGTGGCGGGCACCGCGAAGGTGACCATTAACGACGAGGTGAAACTGGTGGGTGAGAACGAATCGGTCTACATCCCGCTGGGCGCGACGCACTGCCTGGAAAACCCCGGCAAGATCCCGCTCGACCTGATTGAAGTGCGCTCCGGCACCTATCTGGAAGAAGACGATGTGATCCGCTTCGCCGACCGTTACGGCCGGGTGTGA
- the wcaI gene encoding colanic acid biosynthesis fucosyltransferase WcaI, whose amino-acid sequence MKILVYGINYSPELTGIGKYTGEMVEWMARQGHEVRVITAPPYYPAWKVGENYSSWRWRKEQGAATVWRCPLYVPKQPSTLKRLIHLGSFAASSFFPLLAQRRWKPDRIIGVVPTLFCTPGMRLLAKLSGAKTVLHIQDYEVDAMLGLGMAGRGKGGKIARLASRFERSGLHNVDNVSTISRSMMNKAKEKGVPPERVIFFPNWSEVARFREVKAEEVEALRSQLGLPADKKIILYSGNIGEKQGLESAIDVAARFTDQPWIFAIVGQGGGKARLEKMVAERGLANVKFFPLQPYEALPALLKMADCHLVIQKRGAADAVLPSKLTNILAVGGNAVITAEADTELGQLCIEEPGIAVCVEPESVDALAEGIVSALALPKDNTVAREYAERTLEKENVLSQFIADIRG is encoded by the coding sequence ATGAAAATCCTGGTTTACGGCATCAACTACTCGCCGGAGCTGACCGGTATCGGTAAGTACACCGGCGAGATGGTGGAATGGATGGCCCGTCAGGGCCATGAGGTGCGGGTCATTACCGCACCGCCTTACTACCCGGCCTGGAAAGTGGGGGAGAACTACTCCTCCTGGCGCTGGCGCAAAGAGCAGGGCGCCGCCACGGTGTGGCGCTGCCCGCTTTATGTCCCGAAACAGCCTTCTACGTTAAAACGCCTGATCCATCTCGGCAGCTTTGCGGCGAGTTCGTTCTTTCCGCTGCTGGCCCAGCGTCGCTGGAAGCCGGATCGCATCATCGGTGTCGTGCCAACGCTGTTCTGCACGCCGGGCATGCGCCTGCTGGCGAAGCTCTCCGGCGCCAAAACCGTGTTGCACATTCAGGATTACGAAGTGGACGCCATGCTCGGCCTTGGCATGGCGGGCCGCGGCAAGGGGGGCAAAATCGCCCGTCTCGCCAGCCGCTTTGAACGCAGCGGTCTGCATAACGTCGATAACGTCTCGACCATTTCGCGCTCGATGATGAACAAAGCCAAAGAAAAAGGGGTTCCCCCTGAGCGCGTGATCTTTTTCCCGAACTGGTCCGAAGTGGCGCGGTTTCGGGAGGTGAAAGCCGAAGAGGTTGAGGCGCTGCGCAGCCAGCTTGGCCTGCCTGCGGATAAAAAAATCATCCTCTACTCCGGCAACATCGGGGAGAAACAGGGGCTGGAGAGCGCCATTGACGTGGCGGCTAGGTTTACCGACCAGCCGTGGATTTTCGCGATTGTCGGCCAGGGCGGCGGTAAAGCGCGCCTTGAGAAGATGGTCGCAGAGCGGGGGCTTGCGAACGTGAAGTTCTTCCCGCTGCAACCTTATGAAGCGCTCCCGGCGCTGCTGAAGATGGCGGATTGCCATCTGGTGATCCAGAAGCGCGGCGCGGCCGACGCGGTCCTGCCGTCGAAGCTCACCAATATTCTGGCGGTGGGCGGCAACGCGGTGATCACCGCCGAGGCCGACACCGAGCTTGGACAGCTCTGTATTGAAGAGCCGGGCATCGCCGTCTGCGTAGAGCCAGAGTCGGTTGACGCGCTGGCAGAAGGGATCGTCAGCGCACTGGCGCTTCCCAAAGACAACACGGTGGCACGTGAATATGCCGAACGCACGCTCGAAAAAGAGAACGTGTTAAGCCAATTTATCGCTGATATTCGGGGTTAA
- a CDS encoding GDP-mannose mannosyl hydrolase: MFLSQEDFATVVRSTPLISIDLIVENEQGEFLLGHRTNRPAQGFWFVPGGRVQKDEPLAQAFERLTQAELGKRFSMPEGEFYGVWQHFYDDNFSGTDFTTHYIVLGFRLRVNADELNLPKEQHEAYRWQSPASIVASEDVHDNSRAYFMAERFAGVPGL, translated from the coding sequence ATGTTTTTAAGTCAGGAAGATTTTGCCACCGTGGTGCGCTCCACGCCGCTTATCTCCATCGATCTGATTGTCGAGAACGAGCAGGGGGAGTTCCTGCTCGGTCATCGCACCAACCGTCCGGCGCAGGGCTTCTGGTTCGTGCCAGGCGGTCGGGTTCAGAAAGATGAGCCGCTGGCGCAGGCGTTTGAACGCCTGACGCAGGCGGAGCTTGGCAAACGCTTTTCGATGCCGGAGGGAGAGTTTTACGGCGTCTGGCAGCACTTCTATGACGACAACTTCTCCGGGACCGACTTCACCACGCATTACATCGTGCTGGGTTTTCGACTGCGCGTAAACGCGGATGAGCTCAACCTGCCCAAAGAGCAGCACGAAGCTTACCGCTGGCAGTCGCCCGCCTCGATTGTGGCGAGTGAAGATGTGCACGACAACAGCCGCGCCTATTTCATGGCTGAACGTTTTGCCGGAGTGCCGGGCTTATGA
- the fcl gene encoding GDP-L-fucose synthase produces the protein MKKQRIFVAGHRGMVGSAIVRQLEQRDDVELVLKGRDELNLLESAAVNAFFADAALDQVYLAAAKVGGIVANNTYPADFIYENMMIESNIIHAAHLHNVNKLLFLGSSCIYPKLANQPIAESELLQGTLEPTNEPYAIAKIAGIKLCESYNRQHNRDYRSVMPTNLYGPHDNFHPSNSHVIPALLRRFHEATQENAADVVVWGSGTPMREFLHVDDMAAASIHVMELDREVWQENTEPMLSHINVGTGVDCTIRELAQTIAKVVGYKGRVVFDASKPDGTPRKLLDVTRLHSLGWYHEISLEAGLASTYQWFLENQHRFRG, from the coding sequence ATGAAAAAGCAACGTATTTTTGTGGCCGGCCATCGCGGGATGGTGGGGTCGGCCATCGTTCGCCAGCTTGAGCAGCGCGACGATGTCGAGCTGGTGCTCAAAGGACGCGACGAGCTGAACCTGCTGGAAAGCGCGGCGGTGAACGCGTTCTTTGCGGACGCCGCGCTGGATCAGGTTTACCTGGCGGCGGCGAAGGTGGGCGGCATTGTCGCCAACAACACCTACCCGGCGGACTTCATCTACGAAAATATGATGATTGAGAGCAACATCATTCACGCGGCGCATCTGCACAACGTGAACAAGCTGTTGTTCCTCGGATCGTCGTGCATCTATCCGAAACTGGCGAATCAGCCGATTGCGGAAAGCGAACTGTTGCAGGGCACGCTGGAGCCCACCAACGAGCCGTACGCCATCGCCAAAATCGCGGGCATCAAGCTGTGCGAGTCCTACAACCGCCAGCATAACCGCGATTACCGCTCGGTGATGCCGACCAACCTGTACGGGCCGCACGATAACTTCCACCCGAGCAACTCGCACGTTATCCCGGCATTGCTGCGCCGCTTCCACGAAGCGACTCAGGAAAACGCCGCGGACGTGGTGGTGTGGGGCAGCGGCACGCCGATGCGTGAATTCCTGCATGTGGATGACATGGCCGCCGCCAGCATTCATGTGATGGAGCTGGATCGCGAGGTGTGGCAGGAGAACACCGAGCCGATGCTGTCGCACATCAACGTGGGCACCGGGGTGGATTGCACTATCCGCGAGCTGGCGCAGACCATCGCCAAAGTGGTGGGCTACAAAGGCCGCGTGGTGTTTGACGCCTCTAAACCGGACGGTACGCCGCGCAAGCTGCTCGACGTCACCCGTCTGCACTCACTGGGCTGGTATCACGAGATTTCACTGGAGGCGGGCCTTGCCAGCACTTACCAGTGGTTCCTTGAAAACCAGCATCGTTTCCGGGGGTAA
- the gmd gene encoding GDP-mannose 4,6-dehydratase, whose protein sequence is MSKVALITGVTGQDGSYLAEFLLEKGYEVHGIKRRASSFNTERVDHIYQDPHSSNPKFHLHYGDLTDTSNLTRILQEVQPDEVYNLGAMSHVAVSFESPEYTADVDAMGTLRLLEAIRFLGLEKKTRFYQASTSELYGLVQEIPQKETTPFYPRSPYAVAKLYAYWITVNYRESYGMYACNGILFNHESPRRGETFVTRKITRAIANIAQGLESCLHLGNMDSLRDWGHAKDYVKMQWMMLQQEQPEDFVIATGVQYSVRQFVEMAAAQLGIKLRFEGKGVEEKGIVVSVTGHDAPGVKPGDVIVQVDPRYFRPAEVETLLGDPTKAHEKLGWKPEITLQEMVSEMVAKDLEAAKKHSLLKSHGYEVAIALES, encoded by the coding sequence ATGAGTAAAGTTGCTCTCATTACCGGCGTAACCGGACAAGATGGCTCCTATCTGGCTGAGTTTCTGCTTGAGAAAGGTTATGAAGTCCACGGCATCAAACGCCGCGCGTCTTCCTTCAATACCGAGCGTGTTGACCATATCTACCAGGATCCGCACAGCAGCAACCCGAAATTCCACCTGCACTATGGCGACCTGACCGATACCTCCAACCTGACCCGTATCCTGCAGGAAGTGCAGCCGGACGAAGTGTACAACCTGGGCGCGATGAGCCACGTAGCGGTCTCCTTCGAATCCCCGGAATATACCGCAGACGTAGACGCCATGGGCACCCTGCGCCTGCTGGAAGCGATCCGCTTCCTGGGTCTGGAGAAGAAAACCCGTTTCTATCAGGCGTCCACCTCTGAGCTGTATGGCCTGGTGCAGGAAATCCCGCAGAAAGAAACCACCCCGTTCTACCCGCGCTCTCCGTATGCGGTCGCGAAACTTTACGCTTACTGGATCACCGTAAACTACCGTGAATCCTACGGCATGTACGCGTGCAACGGCATTCTGTTCAACCACGAATCCCCGCGCCGCGGCGAAACCTTCGTCACCCGCAAAATCACCCGCGCTATCGCCAACATCGCACAGGGTCTGGAATCCTGCCTGCATCTGGGCAACATGGACTCCCTGCGTGACTGGGGCCATGCCAAAGACTACGTGAAAATGCAGTGGATGATGCTGCAGCAGGAACAGCCGGAAGATTTCGTTATCGCGACCGGCGTGCAGTACTCCGTACGTCAGTTCGTCGAAATGGCGGCCGCACAGCTGGGTATCAAACTGCGCTTTGAAGGCAAAGGCGTGGAAGAGAAAGGCATCGTGGTTTCCGTAACCGGCCATGACGCACCGGGCGTGAAACCGGGCGACGTGATCGTTCAGGTTGATCCGCGTTACTTCCGTCCTGCTGAAGTGGAAACCCTGCTGGGCGACCCGACCAAAGCGCACGAAAAACTGGGCTGGAAACCGGAAATCACCCTGCAGGAAATGGTCTCTGAAATGGTCGCGAAAGATCTCGAAGCCGCGAAGAAACACTCGCTGCTGAAATCTCACGGCTACGAGGTTGCCATCGCGCTGGAGTCCTGA
- the wcaF gene encoding colanic acid biosynthesis acetyltransferase WcaF, producing MQDLSGFSVPKGFRGGHPIKVQLWWAVQATLFAWSPQILYRWRAFLLRLFGARIGKGVVIRPSVQITYPWKLTIGDYAWVGDDAVLYTLGDITIGANAVVSQKCYLCTGSHDYMSPHFDITAEPIVIGEKAWLATDVFVAPGVTIGAGTVVGARSSVFKTLPPNKICRGNPAQIVRDRVEGE from the coding sequence ATGCAAGATTTAAGCGGATTCTCGGTGCCGAAAGGCTTCCGGGGCGGGCACCCTATTAAGGTTCAACTGTGGTGGGCGGTTCAGGCGACGCTGTTTGCCTGGTCTCCGCAAATATTATATCGCTGGCGCGCCTTTTTATTACGGTTATTTGGCGCGCGAATTGGCAAAGGCGTGGTGATTCGCCCTTCGGTGCAAATTACCTACCCGTGGAAATTAACCATCGGCGATTACGCCTGGGTCGGGGATGACGCGGTGCTGTACACGCTCGGGGATATCACCATCGGCGCCAACGCCGTGGTGTCGCAGAAATGCTACCTGTGCACCGGCAGCCACGACTACATGAGCCCGCATTTTGATATTACCGCCGAGCCGATTGTGATTGGCGAGAAAGCCTGGCTTGCGACGGATGTGTTTGTCGCGCCGGGCGTCACCATCGGCGCAGGCACGGTGGTCGGCGCGCGCAGCAGCGTGTTTAAGACGCTGCCGCCGAACAAGATTTGTCGTGGCAATCCGGCGCAGATCGTTCGCGACCGGGTGGAAGGGGAGTAA
- the wcaE gene encoding colanic acid biosynthesis glycosyltransferase WcaE, producing the protein MLLSVITVAWRNYEGVVKTWQSLAHLAQAPEIEFEWIVVDGGSNDGTAQFLEDLNGQYNLRFVSEKDNGIYDAMNKGIEMANGRFAIFLNSGDVFHPSVADVARQLAAAPANDNAMYIGDALLDFGDGNKIRRSAKSGWYIYHSLPASHQAIFFPVSGLKKYPYDLQYKVSSDYALTAKMYKSGYGFKKLKGLVSEFSMGGVSTSNNLELCQDAKKVQRNILRVPGILTELSYLLRMRTTGKAKALYNKA; encoded by the coding sequence ATGCTTTTAAGTGTAATTACTGTCGCCTGGCGCAATTACGAAGGGGTGGTGAAGACCTGGCAGTCCCTGGCCCACCTGGCGCAGGCCCCTGAGATCGAGTTCGAATGGATTGTGGTGGACGGCGGCTCTAACGACGGCACCGCGCAGTTCCTGGAAGATCTCAACGGTCAGTACAACCTGCGTTTCGTCAGCGAAAAAGACAACGGCATTTACGATGCGATGAATAAAGGCATTGAAATGGCCAACGGTCGCTTTGCGATTTTTCTGAATTCCGGCGACGTATTTCACCCGTCCGTCGCTGATGTCGCACGTCAGCTGGCCGCCGCGCCGGCAAATGACAATGCGATGTATATTGGCGACGCGCTGCTCGATTTCGGCGACGGCAATAAAATTCGCCGCAGCGCGAAAAGCGGCTGGTATATTTACCATAGCCTGCCGGCCAGCCATCAGGCCATTTTCTTCCCGGTTTCCGGGCTTAAAAAGTACCCCTACGATCTGCAATATAAAGTCTCATCCGATTACGCGTTAACCGCCAAAATGTATAAATCCGGCTACGGCTTTAAAAAGCTGAAAGGGCTGGTGTCAGAATTCTCAATGGGCGGCGTGTCAACCTCGAATAATCTGGAATTATGTCAGGACGCTAAAAAAGTTCAGCGCAACATATTACGGGTTCCTGGAATATTAACAGAACTTTCTTATTTATTACGCATGCGTACGACCGGAAAAGCTAAGGCGCTGTATAACAAAGCATAA
- the wcaD gene encoding colanic acid polymerase WcaD, producing the protein MSRSIRICSYLLLPFIYLVVNVKLAQLGESFPITIVTFLPVLLLLFVDKINLKKLMIALGIGAGLTLFNYLFGKSLDASKYVTSTMLFLYTVIIIGMTWSIRFKTISPRNYRKILRLFYLVVGFIVTLAALEMMQIILSGGSSLMETISKFLIYSNSYVLNFIKFGGRRTTAMYFEPAFFALALISIWLSIKQFGIKTPKTDGMILLGIVLSGSFSGVMTFILFYLLEWAFQYLNKNAIRKKLPLAIVSLAVFIVGVVFAFPYIAERIGDLGTEGSSSYYRIIGPLVMVGYSLTNIDGVVRFGSLYEYVASFGIFNGADVGKTIDNGLYLLIIYFSWFAVLLTGWYMFRVGKMMINAFGNNQNFRVQLWLFTPVSLFFTGSIFSPEYAFLIVCPFILRKALNITDS; encoded by the coding sequence ATGTCTCGTTCTATCAGAATCTGTAGCTATCTGCTGCTGCCGTTCATCTATCTGGTGGTGAACGTTAAGCTGGCGCAGCTCGGCGAGAGTTTCCCGATTACGATTGTGACCTTCCTGCCGGTGCTGCTGCTGCTGTTCGTCGATAAAATTAACCTGAAGAAGCTGATGATCGCGCTGGGGATCGGCGCCGGTCTGACGCTCTTCAACTATCTGTTTGGTAAATCGCTCGACGCCAGTAAATATGTCACCTCGACGATGCTGTTTCTGTATACGGTTATCATCATCGGGATGACGTGGAGCATACGTTTCAAGACCATCTCGCCGCGTAACTACCGCAAAATTCTGCGGCTGTTCTACCTGGTGGTGGGCTTTATCGTCACGCTGGCGGCCCTGGAGATGATGCAGATTATTCTCTCTGGCGGCAGCAGTCTGATGGAGACTATCTCGAAGTTCCTCATCTACAGTAACAGCTATGTGCTCAATTTCATTAAGTTTGGCGGCAGGCGCACCACTGCGATGTATTTCGAGCCGGCGTTCTTCGCTCTGGCATTAATCTCAATTTGGCTCAGCATCAAACAGTTTGGTATCAAAACCCCAAAAACCGATGGTATGATTCTTTTAGGGATAGTCTTATCCGGTTCGTTTTCGGGCGTGATGACATTTATCCTGTTTTATTTGCTTGAGTGGGCGTTTCAGTATCTTAATAAAAACGCGATTCGTAAAAAGTTGCCGCTGGCAATTGTTTCCCTGGCTGTCTTTATCGTGGGCGTGGTGTTCGCCTTCCCGTATATCGCAGAGCGTATCGGTGATTTAGGCACAGAGGGTTCGTCATCCTATTATCGCATCATCGGCCCGCTGGTGATGGTGGGATATTCGCTGACGAATATCGATGGTGTAGTGCGTTTTGGTTCGCTTTACGAATATGTCGCATCATTCGGAATTTTTAACGGTGCGGACGTCGGAAAAACAATAGACAATGGGCTCTACCTGCTAATCATTTATTTTTCATGGTTCGCAGTGTTACTCACCGGCTGGTATATGTTCAGGGTCGGGAAAATGATGATTAACGCATTTGGTAATAATCAGAATTTTCGTGTACAGCTGTGGTTATTTACACCTGTATCCCTGTTTTTTACCGGTTCGATTTTTAGCCCGGAATATGCGTTCTTAATTGTTTGTCCGTTTATTCTGCGTAAAGCGTTAAACATTACTGATTCCTGA
- the wcaC gene encoding colanic acid biosynthesis glycosyltransferase WcaC, whose protein sequence is MNILQFNVRLAEGGAAGVALDLHQRALQKGMRSRFIYGYGKGGKKSVSHDNFPEVEKHTPRLTSIANIALFRFVNQDLFGSLDSLYRRVTRTDGPVVLHFHVLHSYWLNLDKVVAFCQKLKAHKRDVTFVWTLHDHWSVTGRCAFLDGCEGWKTGCQKCPTLDNYPPVKVDRAHSLVDNKRQRFRDMLALGCHFISPSQHVADAFNSLYGAGRCKIINNGIDVATEAILAELPLMPPGSGAPKIAVVAHDLRYDGKTNQRLVRDLVALGDKVEVHTFGKFSPFEGANVVNHGFLTDKRKLMNELNQMDALLFTSRVDNYPLILCEALSIGVPVIATHSEAAQEVLNKSGGKTVDESEALLLAQRGKAQIAEAVFNTTLEAFRARSREAYSGQQMLEEYVSFYQNL, encoded by the coding sequence ATGAACATATTACAATTTAATGTCCGCCTCGCAGAAGGCGGCGCGGCAGGCGTGGCGCTGGATCTTCACCAGCGCGCCCTGCAAAAAGGGATGCGCTCCCGTTTTATTTACGGCTACGGCAAGGGCGGCAAAAAAAGCGTCAGTCACGACAATTTCCCGGAAGTGGAAAAACATACGCCGCGACTGACCTCGATCGCCAATATCGCGCTGTTCCGTTTCGTCAACCAGGATCTCTTCGGCTCGCTCGACAGCCTCTACCGCCGCGTGACCCGCACCGACGGGCCGGTGGTGCTGCATTTTCACGTACTGCACAGCTACTGGCTGAATCTCGATAAAGTGGTGGCGTTCTGCCAGAAGCTGAAAGCGCACAAGCGCGACGTCACTTTCGTCTGGACGCTGCACGATCACTGGAGCGTCACCGGTCGCTGCGCCTTTCTTGACGGCTGCGAAGGCTGGAAAACCGGCTGCCAGAAGTGCCCGACGCTGGATAACTATCCGCCGGTCAAAGTCGACCGCGCGCACAGCCTGGTCGACAACAAACGCCAGCGCTTTCGCGACATGCTGGCGCTCGGCTGCCACTTTATTTCGCCAAGCCAGCACGTAGCCGACGCCTTTAACAGCCTCTACGGGGCAGGGCGCTGCAAGATTATCAACAACGGCATCGACGTGGCGACGGAAGCCATTCTCGCCGAACTGCCGCTGATGCCGCCGGGCTCCGGCGCGCCGAAAATCGCGGTGGTGGCGCACGATCTGCGTTACGACGGCAAAACCAATCAGCGTCTGGTGCGCGATCTGGTGGCGCTCGGCGATAAAGTGGAAGTGCACACCTTCGGCAAGTTTTCGCCGTTTGAAGGCGCGAACGTGGTCAACCACGGCTTTCTGACCGACAAACGTAAGCTGATGAACGAGCTGAATCAGATGGACGCGCTGCTCTTTACCTCGCGCGTCGATAACTACCCGCTGATTCTGTGCGAAGCGCTCTCCATCGGCGTGCCGGTCATCGCCACGCACAGCGAGGCGGCGCAGGAAGTGCTCAATAAATCGGGCGGTAAAACGGTCGATGAGAGTGAAGCGTTGCTGCTGGCGCAGCGCGGTAAGGCGCAGATCGCCGAAGCGGTTTTCAACACCACGCTTGAGGCCTTCCGGGCGCGCAGCCGGGAAGCGTACAGCGGCCAACAGATGCTGGAGGAGTATGTCTCGTTCTATCAGAATCTGTAG